The Aeromonas veronii genome includes the window TGCTGCTCCTTGGCAAACGCCAGCAGGGCAGGCACGTCGGTGGCGGCGATGGCCACGTTTTCGATGCTGCCTTCATGGGCTGTGCCCGCATTGCCGGGGGCGACGAACACCCGGGTCACCAGGGGGGATTGCTTGGCCTTCCAGGCCAGGGCGTGTTCACGGCCGCCGTTGCCGATGATCAGTACTTTCATCCTGTTCCTCGCTGCTGTTCGTGCTGACCGGCCGCGCCTGTGGGGGCGGCCGGTTGAAAAGAGTCCGTTGAAGGCAGGGCCGCACGGCGCGGCCCCAGGTATCAGTGACGGAAGTGGCGCATGTTGGTGAACACCATGCACATGCCGTGTTCGTCGGCGGCGTCGATCACTTCCTGATCCCGCATGGAGCCACCCGGCTGGATGACGCAGGCGATACCGGCGGCGGCGGCAGCATCGATGCCGTCGCGGAACGGGAAGAAGGCGTCGGAGGCCATGACGGAGCCCGCCACCACCAGCCCTTCATCCTCGGCCTTGATGCCGGCGATCTTGGCGGAATAGACCCGGCTCATCTGACCGGCGCCGACGCCGATGGTCTGGCCCGCCTTGGCGTAGACGATGGCGTTGGACTTGACGAACTTGGCGACCTTCCAGCAGAACAGCAGATCTTTCAGTTCCGCCTCGGTGGGCTGGCGCTTGCTGACCACGGTGAGATCCCCGAGGGAAACCATGCCAAGGTCGCGCTCCTGCACCAGCAGGCCGCCGTTGACGCGTTTGAGATCAAAGCCTTGCGCCGGTGCCGTCCACTGACCGCATTCGAGCAGACGCACGTTCTGCTTGGCGGCCACGGCCTCGCGGGCCTCTTTGCTGACACTGGGGGCGATGATCACTTCCACGAACTGGCGATCCACGATGGCCTTGGCGGTGGCGCCATCCAGTTCGCGGTTGAAGGCGATGATGCCGCCAAACGCCGAGGTGGGGTCGGTCTGCCAGGCGCGCTCGTAGGCGCCGAGCAGATCGCTGCCGATGGCCACACCGCAGGGGTTGGCGTGCTTGACGATGACGCAGGCGGGTTCATCGAACTCCTTCACGCATTCCTGCGCCGCGTCGGTGTCGGCGATGTTGTTGTAGGAGAGCGCCTTGCCCTGCAGCTGGATAGCGCTCGCGACAGAGCCAGGGGCCGC containing:
- the purH gene encoding bifunctional phosphoribosylaminoimidazolecarboxamide formyltransferase/IMP cyclohydrolase — encoded protein: MEQARPIRRALLSVSDKTGILEFAKALNERGVALLSTGGTAKLLAEAGLPVTEVSDYTGFPEMMDGRVKTLHPKVHGGILGRRDQDDAIMAQHAISPIDMVVVNLYPFAATVAKPGCTLADAVENIDIGGPTMVRSAAKNHKDVTIVVKAADYGRVIAEMDSNGNSLTLATRFDLAIAAFEHTAAYDGMIANYFGTLVPSYGDNKEGDEESRFPRTFNSQFIKKQDMRYGENSHQAAAFYAEEQAAPGSVASAIQLQGKALSYNNIADTDAAQECVKEFDEPACVIVKHANPCGVAIGSDLLGAYERAWQTDPTSAFGGIIAFNRELDGATAKAIVDRQFVEVIIAPSVSKEAREAVAAKQNVRLLECGQWTAPAQGFDLKRVNGGLLVQERDLGMVSLGDLTVVSKRQPTEAELKDLLFCWKVAKFVKSNAIVYAKAGQTIGVGAGQMSRVYSAKIAGIKAEDEGLVVAGSVMASDAFFPFRDGIDAAAAAGIACVIQPGGSMRDQEVIDAADEHGMCMVFTNMRHFRH